From the Salarias fasciatus chromosome 16, fSalaFa1.1, whole genome shotgun sequence genome, one window contains:
- the marchf4b gene encoding E3 ubiquitin-protein ligase MARCH4, producing MLRSQGMLKSRCCVLLGDLRVLLLGPPAPPTPLPPLTPMSGQASESHETGVTVPDNNNTLTRSHQHAADRSAPPATGSTGPPVAGWVDAAELSAALRGCSSSSDDCSKGKLEERFSLTSYTESGFRTPVCRICFQGPEHGELLSPCRCSGSVRCTHQPCLIKWISERGSWACELCYYKYQVIAISTKNPLQWQAISLTVIEKVQIAAAILGSLFLMASISWLVWSSFSPSARWQRQDLLFQICYGMYGFMDVVCIALIVHEGPSVFRIFHRWQAVNQQWKVLNYDKSMDSDDLKDTTVDRTLPQPSQGYQTGIGVSTSTSSLMVVASTAAGSTSTTVVTAAGGLGPHVDPGGGGGAVPDQHCPYSILHLLSHLRQPEVRSQPSNSTRELVMRVTTV from the exons ATGCTGCGCAGCCAGGGCATGCTGAAGAGCCGCTGCTGCGTCCTGCTTGGTGACCTGAGGGTGCTCCTGCTCGGGCCACCGGCACCTCCGACACCGCTGCCTCCGCTGACCCCCATGAGCGGCCAAGCTTCGGAAAGCCATGAGACAGGCGTGACCGTGCccgacaacaacaacacgctGACGCGGAGCCACCAGCACGCGGCGGACCGGAGCGCCCCGCCTGCGACGGGGAGCACCGGGCCGCCGGTGGCGGGCTGGGTGGATGCTGCAGAGCTGTCGGCGGCCCTGCGCGGCTGTAGCAGCTCCTCCGACGACTGCTCAAAGGGCAAACTGGAGGAGAGGTTCTCCCTCACCAGCTACACGGAAAGTGGCTTCAGGACGCCCGTCTGCAGGATCTGCTTCCAAGGACCAGAACAC GGGGAGCTCCTGAGCCCTTGTCGTTGCAGTGGGTCTGTGCGCTGCACCCACCAGCCCTGCCTGATCAAATGGATCAGTGAGAGAGGCTCCTGGGCCTGCGAGCTCTGCTACTACAAATATCAGGTCATTGCCATCAGCACCAAAAACCCACTGCAG TGGCAAGCCATCTCCCTGACAGTGATCGAGAAAGTGCAGATAGCCGCGGCCATCTTGGGCTCCCTCTTCCTGATGGCCAGCATCTCTTGGCTCGTGTGGTCGTCTTTTAGCCCCTCGGCCCGCTGGCAGCGCCAAGATCTGCTCTTCCAGATCTGCTACGGCATGTACGGCTTCATGGATGTGGTCTGTATCG CGCTAATTGTCCACGAGGGACCTTCTGTGTTTCGCATCTTCCACCGCTGGCAGGCCGTCAACCAGCAGTGGAAGGTCCTGAACTATGACAAGTCAATGGACAGCGACGACCTGAAGGACACCACTGTAGACAGGACTCTGCCTCAGCCCAGCCAGGGCTACCAGACTGGGATAGGAGtgtccacctccacctcctcgctgATGGTGGTGGCGTCCACGGCCGCCGGCTCCACGTCGACCACCGTGGTGACGGCGGCGGGCGGACTGGGGCCGCACGTGgaccccggcggcggcggcggcgcggtgCCGGACCAACACTGTCCTTACagcatcctccacctgctcagcCACCTGAGGCAGCCGGAGGTCCGCAGCCAACCCAGCAATAGCACAAGAGAGCTGGTCATGAGAGTCACCACGGTCTGA
- the smarcal1 gene encoding SWI/SNF-related matrix-associated actin-dependent regulator of chromatin subfamily A-like protein 1, with product MSNQLTAEQKQKIEENRRRALERRAQRLGQTSSTSKQTSAGSSSSAVRAQLPAQRSTPDPAASTHQREAIQHAPKRFVPPFKRTSESLSGHTDQPSQQQLSVNGFNQNGLSNSAPARQIQASEPLLQTNKHLHTSSSSGSVSIKTTESKISPISSSSGAATPSFYKQTTPAQSPAAQLPPNSASLHAVPAKKPAISVRGKCVLHTEGRFRVEVSYHAELIAVFKSIPSKNYDPSTKMWNFSLEDYQPLMEEAAGIASVYLKPLESAEAIDAAAAATSRTRGGAAVSALLKLCTGWQKPGAALQGQCTLVSRSRFEVDLGYHVDVIAAFKQMPTKSYDMKTRKWSFSLEDYKNLMDLLGGIAAVEVEPLPRAVIQAFAARFDGTEARSLDVPEADLSGIDPSLTRSLMPFQREGVNFAVSKQGRLLLADDMGLGKTVQAICIAAYYRSEWPLLVVAPSSVRFTWAEAFRRWLPSLRPDSINVVVKARDSLRSGLINIISYDLLSRTDKQQQGNPFNVLIMDESHFLKNMKTARCKAALPLLKAAKRVILLSGTPAMSRPSELYTQILAVRPALFPRFHEFGMRYCAAKQMTWGWDYSGSSNLAELKLLLEECLMLRRLKSDVLSQLPAKQRKVVTVTVDAVSARMKDALSAAAKQLSQGRHNKKEEKEALLVFYSHTAEAKLQAIMEYITDMLESGREKFLVFAHHKLVLDHVSRELGKKNVSFIRIDGATPSAERQQLCERFQFSAGTCVAVLSITAANMGITLHSADLVIFAELFWNPGVLIQAEDRVHRIGQTSNVNIHYLVAKGTADDHLWPMIQLKMNVLEQVGLSESNLSDNALNASFHSKAPNQRSIMEMFQSSFNGDDDIDEAILMEAASDWDDSLPEDNRAQHHSTNVVGQSPNKKTIKDYFSR from the exons ATGTCCAAtcagctgactgcagagcagaagcagaagattGAGGAGAACAGACGGAGAGCTTTGGAGAGGAGAGCCCAGAGACTTGGACAGACCAGCAGCACCAGTAAACAGACCTCAGCaggctccagcagctctgcagtgcGAGCCCAGCTCCCTGCACAGAGATCTACTCCTGATCCCGCTGCCTCCACTCACCAGAGGGAGGCCATACAACACGCTCCAAAACGCTTTGTTCCACCTTTCAAGAGAACTTCAGAGAGTCTCAGTGGACACACGGATCAGCcaagccagcagcagctttctgtcAATGGATTCAACCAGAACGGGCTGAGCAACTCTGCTCCTGCAAGACAG ATACAAGCCAGTGAGCCTCTTTTGCAGACAAATAAACATCTGCACACCTCAAGTTCATCTGGAAGCGTCAGCATCAAGACAACTGAATCCAAAATAAGCCccatctccagcagcagcggagCAGCAACTCCTTCCTTCTATAAGCAAACAACACCTGCCCAAAGTCCTGCGGCACAGCTTCCCCCAAACTCTGCCTCTCTGCATGCTGTACCGGCTAAAAAGCCCGCCATCTCCGTGAGAGGGAAGTGTGTACTTCACACAGAGGGCCGGTTTAGAGTAGAAGTGAGCTACCATGCAGAGCTTATCGCTGTATTCAAATCCATCCCCTCAAAGAACTATG ACCCCTCAACAAAAATGTGGAACTTTAGCCTGGAGGATTATCAGCCCCTAA TGGAGGAGGCAGCAGGCATCGCCTCTGTGTATCTAAAGCCTCTGGAGAGCGCGGAGGCTATcgacgctgcagcagcagctaccAGCCGAACCCGTGGCGGCGCAGCTGTTTCGGCGCTGCTGAAGCTGTGTACCGGCTGGCAGAAACCCGGAGCCGCCCTGCAGGGCCAGTGCACCCTGGTGTCCCGCTCAAGGTTCGAGGTTGACCTGGGTTACCACGTCGATGTCATTGCAGCGTTTAAGCAAATGCCAACAAAGAGCTACG acatgaaaacaagaaaGTGGAGTTTTTCTCTAGAGGATTACAAGAACCTCA TGGACCTCCTCGGTGGGATAGCAGCAGTGGAGGTGGAGCCTCTGCCCAGGGCTGTAATCCAGGCTTTCGCTGCCAGGTTTGATGGGACTGAAGCCAGGTCTTTAGACGTCCCCGAGGCGGACCTCTCCGGCATCGACCCCTCGCTAACCCGCAGCCTCATGCCCTTCCAGAGGGAGGGAGTCAA CTTCGCAGTGTCTAAACAAGGCCGCCTCCTCTTGGCGGACGACATGGGCCTGGGGAAGACGGTGCAGGCCATCTGTATAGCAGCTTACTACAGGAGCGAGTGGCCTTTATTGGTGGTGGCACCCTCCTCTGTGCGCTTCACCTGGgctgag GCTTTCAGGCGCTGGCTCCCGTCCCTGAGGCCGGACAGCATCAACGTGGTGGTGAAGGCCAGAGACAGCTTGAGGTCTGGACTGATCAACATCATCAGCTACGACCTGCTGAGCAGGACggacaaacagcagcaaggAAACCCCTTCAATGTTCTCATCATG GACGAGTCTCACTTTCTGAAGAATATGAAGACCGCTCGTTGTAAAGCTGCGTTGCCTCTGCTGAAA GCTGCGAAGAGAGTGATCCTTCTGTCTGGGACCCCTGCCATGTCCAGACCCTCGGAGCTCTACACTCAGATTCTGGCAGTCAGGCCCGCGCTCTTCCCTCGCTTCCACGAGTTCGGGATGCGTTACTGCGCCGCCAAACAG ATGACCTGGGGCTGGGACTACTCCGGCTCCTCCAATCTGGccgagctgaagctgctgttggAGGAGTGTCTGATGCTGCGCCGGCTCAAGTCCGACGTCCTCTCACAGCTCCCCGCCAAGCAGCGCAAGGTGGTCACGGTCACCGTCGACGCCGTCAGTGCCCGAATGAAGGATGCACTCTCGGCTGCAGCCAAGCAGCTTTCCCAGGGACGCCATAAT aaaaaggaagagaaggaggcCCTCCTTGTTTTCTACAGCCACACGGCCGAAGCCAAGCTGCAAGCCATTAT GGAGTACATCACCGACATGCTGGAGAGCGGGAGGGAGAAGTTCCTCGTGTTCGCTCACCATAAGTTAGTGTTGGATCACGTCAGCAGAGAGCTGGGGAAGAAG AACGTGAGTTTCATCCGGATCGATGGAGCCACTCCTTCAGCGGagcggcagcagctgtgtgagaGGTTCCAGTTCTCCGCTGGGACCTGCGTGGCCGTGCTGTCCATCACGGCGGCCAACATGGGCATCACCCTCCATTCTGCCGACCTGGTCATCTTTGCCGAGCTGTTCTGGAATCCCGGG GTTCTCATTCAGGCGGAGGACAGAGTTCACCGCATTGGACAAACCAGCAATGTGAACATTCACTACCTGGTCGCCAAGGGAACTGCTGATGATCACCTGTG GCCAATGATCCAGTTAAAGATGAACGTCCTGGAGCAAGTGGGCCTGTCTGAGTCCAACCTCTCCGACAATGCCTTGAACGCCAGCTTCCACTCCAAG GCTCCGAACCAGAGGAGCATCATGGAGATGTTCCAGAGCTCTTTCAACGGAGACGATGACATCGATGAAGCCATCTTAATGGAGGCGGCCAGCGACTGGGACGACTCTCTACCTGAAGACAATCGTGCTCAGCACCACAGCACCAACGTGGTCGGACAAAGCCCAAATAAAAAAACCATCAAAGACTATTTCAGCAGATGA